One Branchiostoma floridae strain S238N-H82 chromosome 15, Bfl_VNyyK, whole genome shotgun sequence DNA window includes the following coding sequences:
- the LOC118432128 gene encoding histone H1-like, whose protein sequence is MSAPASSPKKAKKPAAPKVPAAHPPTTVMVTAAVEALKDRTGSSLSAIKKYIGGNYKFDVEKKSHFIKRALKSLVEKGTLLQVKGTGASGSFKINVAAKKAAEKAAKKAVKKPVKKPAAKKATKPKTTKPKKPKAKKATTPKKTTTKKPTASKKTKKSPAKKPASKKSVKK, encoded by the coding sequence ATGTCCGCTCCAGCATCGTCCCCGAAGAAGGCCAAGAAGCCCGCGGCGCCCAAGGTCCCTGCGGCTCACCCGCCCACCACCGTCATGGTTACGGCGGCCGTGGAAGCGCTCAAGGACCGCACCGGTTCTTCCCTGTCGGCTATCAAGAAGTACATCGGTGGCAACTACAAGTTCGACGTGGAGAAGAAATCGCACTTCATAAAGCGCGCTCTGAAAAGCCTGGTGGAGAAGGGTACCCTCCTACAGGTTAAAGGGACCGGGGCGTCGGGGTCCTTCAAGATCAACGTGGCAGCCAAGAAAGCCGCCGAGAAAGCGGCAAAGAAGGCCGTCAAGAAGCCAGTCAAGAAACCCGCGGCTAAGAAGGCCACGAAACCAAAGACAACCAAGCCAAAGAAGCCCAAGGCGAAgaaggctaccacccccaagaAGACGACGACCAAGAAACCGACCGCGAGCAAGAAAACCAAGAAATCTCCTGCCAAGAAACCTGCTAGCAAGAAATCCGTCAAAAAG